The following are encoded in a window of Carya illinoinensis cultivar Pawnee chromosome 15, C.illinoinensisPawnee_v1, whole genome shotgun sequence genomic DNA:
- the LOC122295451 gene encoding TMV resistance protein N-like isoform X1, with protein MDWMIMRRRFSSILPFFFKGQHMDYVVKILDSCGFSPDNGIKRLIDKCLITITIHNTLWMHDLLQDMGKEIVRKESRKEPSTRSRLWFYEDVRYVLEENAGTNNVEGIKVVLPEGDDHDMICLSPKSFAKMKRLRFFISRGAHFSGRSLDYLSNELRVLDWSNCPLQSLPSNFRGEKLIDFQLYGGRIKDISGQFKNLTIMKFSECKFLTKISNLSSCSNLQELDILGCEHLVEVHDSVGFLDKLVRLRLYHCSNLKIFPRHLKLRSLQVLTLHSCSKLQNFPEIECKMEYLCLISLLGSAIKELPSSIGYLTPALKELFMPGQCTKLMHLPSSIHQLQNLTVVFQTDYVGCLTGIECLSIEGGMDLMRFPISVPHWQHPKSFSLDKYTNLAKEEISLTMRYRTEPKHFHVTTSGMIKRSEPESSAELLPMPVYNWYLHDFSFYCTSTLQELDLSCCDIVSLPLGIEIYLELRILKLQHCEKLQEILLLPPNIQELYASECFSLERFPEVSTKFQFHTSCGLRDLRWIDLSGCHKLLANIGS; from the exons ATGGATTGGATGATAATGAGAAGGAGATTTTCCTCgatattgcctttttttttcaaaggacaACACATGGATTATGTCGTTAAAATATTAGATAGTTGTGGTTTCTCTCCAGACAATGGTATCAAAAGGCTTATAGATAAGTGTCTTATAAcaattactattcacaatacATTGTGGATGCATGACTTGCTACAAGATATGGGCAAAGAAATTGTTCGAAAGGAATCACGCAAAGAACCAAGCACACGTAGTAGATTATGGTTTTACGAAGATGTTCGCTATGTACTAGAGGAAAATGCA GGAACAAACAATGTTGAGGGGATAAAAGTGGTTCTGCCTGAGGGCGATGATCATGACATGATATGCTTGAGTCCCAAATCGTTTGCAAAGATGAAAAGACTCAGATTTTTTATAAGCCGTGGTGCACACTTTTCTGGAAGATCACTTGATTATCTTTCTAATGAATTAAGAGTGCTTGATTGGTCAAACTGTCCTTTACAATCTTTGCCATCTAATTTCCGTGGAGAGAAGCTCATTGATTTTCAACTGTATGGAGGCCGCATCAAGGACATTAGCGGCCAATTTAAG AACTTGACGATAATGAAATTTTCTGAGTGCAAGTTCTTAACCAAAATCTCAAAtctttcaagttgctcaaatttacagGAATTGGATATTTTGGGTTGTGAACATTTAGTCGAAGTTCATGATTCTGTTGGATTCCTGGATAAGCTTGTTCGTTTGCGTCTTTATCACTGCTCCAACCTGAAGATTTTTCCAAGGCATCTCAAGTTGAGATCTCTACAAGTCCTTACACTTCATAGTTGCTCTAAACTTCAAAACTTTCCAGAAATCGAGTGTAAAAtggaatatttatgtttaatctCATTATTGGGCAGTGCAATAAAAGAATTGCCTTCATCCATTGGGTACCTCACTCCTGCGCTTAAAGAGTTATTTATGCCTGGACAATGCACAAAACTTATGCATCTCCCTAGTAGCATTCATCAGTTGCAAAATCTGACGGTGGTTTTTCAAACTGATTATGTTGGATGCTTAACTGGGATTGAATGTTTATCTATAGAAGGCGGCATGGACCTCATGCGTTTTCCAATTAGTGTTCCTCACTGGCAACATCCAAAGAGTTTTTCTCTCGATAAGTATACAAATCTTGCAAAAGAAGAAATAAGTTTAACCATGAGATACCGGACTGAGCCTAAACATTTCCACGTAACAACATCCGGAATGATTAAGAGGTCTGAACCAGAATCAAGTGCTGAATTACTCCCGATGCCGGTTTATAATTGGTACCTTCACGACTTTTCATTTTATTGCACATCCACTTTGCAAGAGTTAGATCTATCTTGTTGTGATATTGTCAGCCTTCCTCTGGGCATCGAAATCTATTTAGaattgaggattctcaaattgcAGCATTGCGAGAAACTTCAAGAAATTCTACTTCTTCCACCAAATATACAAGAGCTATATGCTAGTGAGTGTTTCTCCTTGGAAAGATTCCCAGAAGTATCAACAAAATTTCAATTCCATACATCATGTGGCTTGCGAGACCTAAGATGGATTGATTTGTCCGGTTGCCATAAATTGCTTGCAAATATAGGGAGTTAG
- the LOC122295451 gene encoding TMV resistance protein N-like isoform X4, translated as MDWMIMRRRFSSILPFFFKGQHMDYVVKILDSCGFSPDNGIKRLIDKCLITITIHNTLWMHDLLQDMGKEIVRKESRKEPSTRSRLWFYEDVRYVLEENAGTNNVEGIKVVLPEGDDHDMICLSPKSFAKMKRLRFFISRGAHFSGRSLDYLSNELRVLDWSNCPLQSLPSNFRGEKLIDFQLYGGRIKDISGQFKNLTIMKFSECKFLTKISNLSSCSNLQELDILGCEHLVEVHDSVGFLDKLVRLRLYHCSNLKIFPRHLNAIKELPSSIGYLTPALKELFMPGQCTKLMHLPSSIHQLQNLTVVFQTDYVGCLTGIECLSIEGGMDLMRFPISVPHWQHPKSFSLDKYTNLAKEEISLTMRYRTEPKHFHVTTSGMIKRSEPESSAELLPMPVYNWYLHDFSFYCTSTLQELDLSCCDIVSLPLGIEIYLELRILKLQHCEKLQEILLLPPNIQELYASECFSLERFPEVSTKFQFHTSCGLRDLRWIDLSGCHKLLANIGS; from the exons ATGGATTGGATGATAATGAGAAGGAGATTTTCCTCgatattgcctttttttttcaaaggacaACACATGGATTATGTCGTTAAAATATTAGATAGTTGTGGTTTCTCTCCAGACAATGGTATCAAAAGGCTTATAGATAAGTGTCTTATAAcaattactattcacaatacATTGTGGATGCATGACTTGCTACAAGATATGGGCAAAGAAATTGTTCGAAAGGAATCACGCAAAGAACCAAGCACACGTAGTAGATTATGGTTTTACGAAGATGTTCGCTATGTACTAGAGGAAAATGCA GGAACAAACAATGTTGAGGGGATAAAAGTGGTTCTGCCTGAGGGCGATGATCATGACATGATATGCTTGAGTCCCAAATCGTTTGCAAAGATGAAAAGACTCAGATTTTTTATAAGCCGTGGTGCACACTTTTCTGGAAGATCACTTGATTATCTTTCTAATGAATTAAGAGTGCTTGATTGGTCAAACTGTCCTTTACAATCTTTGCCATCTAATTTCCGTGGAGAGAAGCTCATTGATTTTCAACTGTATGGAGGCCGCATCAAGGACATTAGCGGCCAATTTAAG AACTTGACGATAATGAAATTTTCTGAGTGCAAGTTCTTAACCAAAATCTCAAAtctttcaagttgctcaaatttacagGAATTGGATATTTTGGGTTGTGAACATTTAGTCGAAGTTCATGATTCTGTTGGATTCCTGGATAAGCTTGTTCGTTTGCGTCTTTATCACTGCTCCAACCTGAAGATTTTTCCAAGGCATCTCAA TGCAATAAAAGAATTGCCTTCATCCATTGGGTACCTCACTCCTGCGCTTAAAGAGTTATTTATGCCTGGACAATGCACAAAACTTATGCATCTCCCTAGTAGCATTCATCAGTTGCAAAATCTGACGGTGGTTTTTCAAACTGATTATGTTGGATGCTTAACTGGGATTGAATGTTTATCTATAGAAGGCGGCATGGACCTCATGCGTTTTCCAATTAGTGTTCCTCACTGGCAACATCCAAAGAGTTTTTCTCTCGATAAGTATACAAATCTTGCAAAAGAAGAAATAAGTTTAACCATGAGATACCGGACTGAGCCTAAACATTTCCACGTAACAACATCCGGAATGATTAAGAGGTCTGAACCAGAATCAAGTGCTGAATTACTCCCGATGCCGGTTTATAATTGGTACCTTCACGACTTTTCATTTTATTGCACATCCACTTTGCAAGAGTTAGATCTATCTTGTTGTGATATTGTCAGCCTTCCTCTGGGCATCGAAATCTATTTAGaattgaggattctcaaattgcAGCATTGCGAGAAACTTCAAGAAATTCTACTTCTTCCACCAAATATACAAGAGCTATATGCTAGTGAGTGTTTCTCCTTGGAAAGATTCCCAGAAGTATCAACAAAATTTCAATTCCATACATCATGTGGCTTGCGAGACCTAAGATGGATTGATTTGTCCGGTTGCCATAAATTGCTTGCAAATATAGGGAGTTAG
- the LOC122295451 gene encoding TMV resistance protein N-like isoform X3, translating to MESRVQDIDLLLSIRMNDKRMVGIFGVGGIDMGKEIVRKESRKEPSTRSRLWFYEDVRYVLEENAGTNNVEGIKVVLPEGDDHDMICLSPKSFAKMKRLRFFISRGAHFSGRSLDYLSNELRVLDWSNCPLQSLPSNFRGEKLIDFQLYGGRIKDISGQFKNLTIMKFSECKFLTKISNLSSCSNLQELDILGCEHLVEVHDSVGFLDKLVRLRLYHCSNLKIFPRHLKLRSLQVLTLHSCSKLQNFPEIECKMEYLCLISLLGSAIKELPSSIGYLTPALKELFMPGQCTKLMHLPSSIHQLQNLTVVFQTDYVGCLTGIECLSIEGGMDLMRFPISVPHWQHPKSFSLDKYTNLAKEEISLTMRYRTEPKHFHVTTSGMIKRSEPESSAELLPMPVYNWYLHDFSFYCTSTLQELDLSCCDIVSLPLGIEIYLELRILKLQHCEKLQEILLLPPNIQELYASECFSLERFPEVSTKFQFHTSCGLRDLRWIDLSGCHKLLANIGS from the exons ATGGAGTCTCGGGTGCAAGACATTGATTTGCTTTTAAGTATTAGGATGAATGACAAACGCATGGTGGGAATATTTGGAGTTGGAGGAATTG ATATGGGCAAAGAAATTGTTCGAAAGGAATCACGCAAAGAACCAAGCACACGTAGTAGATTATGGTTTTACGAAGATGTTCGCTATGTACTAGAGGAAAATGCA GGAACAAACAATGTTGAGGGGATAAAAGTGGTTCTGCCTGAGGGCGATGATCATGACATGATATGCTTGAGTCCCAAATCGTTTGCAAAGATGAAAAGACTCAGATTTTTTATAAGCCGTGGTGCACACTTTTCTGGAAGATCACTTGATTATCTTTCTAATGAATTAAGAGTGCTTGATTGGTCAAACTGTCCTTTACAATCTTTGCCATCTAATTTCCGTGGAGAGAAGCTCATTGATTTTCAACTGTATGGAGGCCGCATCAAGGACATTAGCGGCCAATTTAAG AACTTGACGATAATGAAATTTTCTGAGTGCAAGTTCTTAACCAAAATCTCAAAtctttcaagttgctcaaatttacagGAATTGGATATTTTGGGTTGTGAACATTTAGTCGAAGTTCATGATTCTGTTGGATTCCTGGATAAGCTTGTTCGTTTGCGTCTTTATCACTGCTCCAACCTGAAGATTTTTCCAAGGCATCTCAAGTTGAGATCTCTACAAGTCCTTACACTTCATAGTTGCTCTAAACTTCAAAACTTTCCAGAAATCGAGTGTAAAAtggaatatttatgtttaatctCATTATTGGGCAGTGCAATAAAAGAATTGCCTTCATCCATTGGGTACCTCACTCCTGCGCTTAAAGAGTTATTTATGCCTGGACAATGCACAAAACTTATGCATCTCCCTAGTAGCATTCATCAGTTGCAAAATCTGACGGTGGTTTTTCAAACTGATTATGTTGGATGCTTAACTGGGATTGAATGTTTATCTATAGAAGGCGGCATGGACCTCATGCGTTTTCCAATTAGTGTTCCTCACTGGCAACATCCAAAGAGTTTTTCTCTCGATAAGTATACAAATCTTGCAAAAGAAGAAATAAGTTTAACCATGAGATACCGGACTGAGCCTAAACATTTCCACGTAACAACATCCGGAATGATTAAGAGGTCTGAACCAGAATCAAGTGCTGAATTACTCCCGATGCCGGTTTATAATTGGTACCTTCACGACTTTTCATTTTATTGCACATCCACTTTGCAAGAGTTAGATCTATCTTGTTGTGATATTGTCAGCCTTCCTCTGGGCATCGAAATCTATTTAGaattgaggattctcaaattgcAGCATTGCGAGAAACTTCAAGAAATTCTACTTCTTCCACCAAATATACAAGAGCTATATGCTAGTGAGTGTTTCTCCTTGGAAAGATTCCCAGAAGTATCAACAAAATTTCAATTCCATACATCATGTGGCTTGCGAGACCTAAGATGGATTGATTTGTCCGGTTGCCATAAATTGCTTGCAAATATAGGGAGTTAG
- the LOC122295451 gene encoding TMV resistance protein N-like isoform X2: MDWMIMRRRFSSILPFFFKGQHMDYVVKILDSCGFSPDNGIKRLIDKCLITITIHNTLWMHDLLQDMGKEIVRKESRKEPSTRSRLWFYEDVRYVLEENAGTNNVEGIKVVLPEGDDHDMICLSPKSFAKMKRLRFFISRGAHFSGRSLDYLSNELRVLDWSNCPLQSLPSNFRGEKLIDFQLYGGRIKDISGQFKELDILGCEHLVEVHDSVGFLDKLVRLRLYHCSNLKIFPRHLKLRSLQVLTLHSCSKLQNFPEIECKMEYLCLISLLGSAIKELPSSIGYLTPALKELFMPGQCTKLMHLPSSIHQLQNLTVVFQTDYVGCLTGIECLSIEGGMDLMRFPISVPHWQHPKSFSLDKYTNLAKEEISLTMRYRTEPKHFHVTTSGMIKRSEPESSAELLPMPVYNWYLHDFSFYCTSTLQELDLSCCDIVSLPLGIEIYLELRILKLQHCEKLQEILLLPPNIQELYASECFSLERFPEVSTKFQFHTSCGLRDLRWIDLSGCHKLLANIGS; the protein is encoded by the exons ATGGATTGGATGATAATGAGAAGGAGATTTTCCTCgatattgcctttttttttcaaaggacaACACATGGATTATGTCGTTAAAATATTAGATAGTTGTGGTTTCTCTCCAGACAATGGTATCAAAAGGCTTATAGATAAGTGTCTTATAAcaattactattcacaatacATTGTGGATGCATGACTTGCTACAAGATATGGGCAAAGAAATTGTTCGAAAGGAATCACGCAAAGAACCAAGCACACGTAGTAGATTATGGTTTTACGAAGATGTTCGCTATGTACTAGAGGAAAATGCA GGAACAAACAATGTTGAGGGGATAAAAGTGGTTCTGCCTGAGGGCGATGATCATGACATGATATGCTTGAGTCCCAAATCGTTTGCAAAGATGAAAAGACTCAGATTTTTTATAAGCCGTGGTGCACACTTTTCTGGAAGATCACTTGATTATCTTTCTAATGAATTAAGAGTGCTTGATTGGTCAAACTGTCCTTTACAATCTTTGCCATCTAATTTCCGTGGAGAGAAGCTCATTGATTTTCAACTGTATGGAGGCCGCATCAAGGACATTAGCGGCCAATTTAAG GAATTGGATATTTTGGGTTGTGAACATTTAGTCGAAGTTCATGATTCTGTTGGATTCCTGGATAAGCTTGTTCGTTTGCGTCTTTATCACTGCTCCAACCTGAAGATTTTTCCAAGGCATCTCAAGTTGAGATCTCTACAAGTCCTTACACTTCATAGTTGCTCTAAACTTCAAAACTTTCCAGAAATCGAGTGTAAAAtggaatatttatgtttaatctCATTATTGGGCAGTGCAATAAAAGAATTGCCTTCATCCATTGGGTACCTCACTCCTGCGCTTAAAGAGTTATTTATGCCTGGACAATGCACAAAACTTATGCATCTCCCTAGTAGCATTCATCAGTTGCAAAATCTGACGGTGGTTTTTCAAACTGATTATGTTGGATGCTTAACTGGGATTGAATGTTTATCTATAGAAGGCGGCATGGACCTCATGCGTTTTCCAATTAGTGTTCCTCACTGGCAACATCCAAAGAGTTTTTCTCTCGATAAGTATACAAATCTTGCAAAAGAAGAAATAAGTTTAACCATGAGATACCGGACTGAGCCTAAACATTTCCACGTAACAACATCCGGAATGATTAAGAGGTCTGAACCAGAATCAAGTGCTGAATTACTCCCGATGCCGGTTTATAATTGGTACCTTCACGACTTTTCATTTTATTGCACATCCACTTTGCAAGAGTTAGATCTATCTTGTTGTGATATTGTCAGCCTTCCTCTGGGCATCGAAATCTATTTAGaattgaggattctcaaattgcAGCATTGCGAGAAACTTCAAGAAATTCTACTTCTTCCACCAAATATACAAGAGCTATATGCTAGTGAGTGTTTCTCCTTGGAAAGATTCCCAGAAGTATCAACAAAATTTCAATTCCATACATCATGTGGCTTGCGAGACCTAAGATGGATTGATTTGTCCGGTTGCCATAAATTGCTTGCAAATATAGGGAGTTAG
- the LOC122295451 gene encoding disease resistance protein RPV1-like isoform X7 has protein sequence MTNAWWEYLELEELGTNNVEGIKVVLPEGDDHDMICLSPKSFAKMKRLRFFISRGAHFSGRSLDYLSNELRVLDWSNCPLQSLPSNFRGEKLIDFQLYGGRIKDISGQFKNLTIMKFSECKFLTKISNLSSCSNLQELDILGCEHLVEVHDSVGFLDKLVRLRLYHCSNLKIFPRHLKLRSLQVLTLHSCSKLQNFPEIECKMEYLCLISLLGSAIKELPSSIGYLTPALKELFMPGQCTKLMHLPSSIHQLQNLTVVFQTDYVGCLTGIECLSIEGGMDLMRFPISVPHWQHPKSFSLDKYTNLAKEEISLTMRYRTEPKHFHVTTSGMIKRSEPESSAELLPMPVYNWYLHDFSFYCTSTLQELDLSCCDIVSLPLGIEIYLELRILKLQHCEKLQEILLLPPNIQELYASECFSLERFPEVSTKFQFHTSCGLRDLRWIDLSGCHKLLANIGS, from the exons ATGACAAACGCATGGTGGGAATATTTGGAGTTGGAGGAATTG GGAACAAACAATGTTGAGGGGATAAAAGTGGTTCTGCCTGAGGGCGATGATCATGACATGATATGCTTGAGTCCCAAATCGTTTGCAAAGATGAAAAGACTCAGATTTTTTATAAGCCGTGGTGCACACTTTTCTGGAAGATCACTTGATTATCTTTCTAATGAATTAAGAGTGCTTGATTGGTCAAACTGTCCTTTACAATCTTTGCCATCTAATTTCCGTGGAGAGAAGCTCATTGATTTTCAACTGTATGGAGGCCGCATCAAGGACATTAGCGGCCAATTTAAG AACTTGACGATAATGAAATTTTCTGAGTGCAAGTTCTTAACCAAAATCTCAAAtctttcaagttgctcaaatttacagGAATTGGATATTTTGGGTTGTGAACATTTAGTCGAAGTTCATGATTCTGTTGGATTCCTGGATAAGCTTGTTCGTTTGCGTCTTTATCACTGCTCCAACCTGAAGATTTTTCCAAGGCATCTCAAGTTGAGATCTCTACAAGTCCTTACACTTCATAGTTGCTCTAAACTTCAAAACTTTCCAGAAATCGAGTGTAAAAtggaatatttatgtttaatctCATTATTGGGCAGTGCAATAAAAGAATTGCCTTCATCCATTGGGTACCTCACTCCTGCGCTTAAAGAGTTATTTATGCCTGGACAATGCACAAAACTTATGCATCTCCCTAGTAGCATTCATCAGTTGCAAAATCTGACGGTGGTTTTTCAAACTGATTATGTTGGATGCTTAACTGGGATTGAATGTTTATCTATAGAAGGCGGCATGGACCTCATGCGTTTTCCAATTAGTGTTCCTCACTGGCAACATCCAAAGAGTTTTTCTCTCGATAAGTATACAAATCTTGCAAAAGAAGAAATAAGTTTAACCATGAGATACCGGACTGAGCCTAAACATTTCCACGTAACAACATCCGGAATGATTAAGAGGTCTGAACCAGAATCAAGTGCTGAATTACTCCCGATGCCGGTTTATAATTGGTACCTTCACGACTTTTCATTTTATTGCACATCCACTTTGCAAGAGTTAGATCTATCTTGTTGTGATATTGTCAGCCTTCCTCTGGGCATCGAAATCTATTTAGaattgaggattctcaaattgcAGCATTGCGAGAAACTTCAAGAAATTCTACTTCTTCCACCAAATATACAAGAGCTATATGCTAGTGAGTGTTTCTCCTTGGAAAGATTCCCAGAAGTATCAACAAAATTTCAATTCCATACATCATGTGGCTTGCGAGACCTAAGATGGATTGATTTGTCCGGTTGCCATAAATTGCTTGCAAATATAGGGAGTTAG
- the LOC122295451 gene encoding TMV resistance protein N-like isoform X6 produces the protein MDMGKEIVRKESRKEPSTRSRLWFYEDVRYVLEENAGTNNVEGIKVVLPEGDDHDMICLSPKSFAKMKRLRFFISRGAHFSGRSLDYLSNELRVLDWSNCPLQSLPSNFRGEKLIDFQLYGGRIKDISGQFKNLTIMKFSECKFLTKISNLSSCSNLQELDILGCEHLVEVHDSVGFLDKLVRLRLYHCSNLKIFPRHLKLRSLQVLTLHSCSKLQNFPEIECKMEYLCLISLLGSAIKELPSSIGYLTPALKELFMPGQCTKLMHLPSSIHQLQNLTVVFQTDYVGCLTGIECLSIEGGMDLMRFPISVPHWQHPKSFSLDKYTNLAKEEISLTMRYRTEPKHFHVTTSGMIKRSEPESSAELLPMPVYNWYLHDFSFYCTSTLQELDLSCCDIVSLPLGIEIYLELRILKLQHCEKLQEILLLPPNIQELYASECFSLERFPEVSTKFQFHTSCGLRDLRWIDLSGCHKLLANIGS, from the exons ATGG ATATGGGCAAAGAAATTGTTCGAAAGGAATCACGCAAAGAACCAAGCACACGTAGTAGATTATGGTTTTACGAAGATGTTCGCTATGTACTAGAGGAAAATGCA GGAACAAACAATGTTGAGGGGATAAAAGTGGTTCTGCCTGAGGGCGATGATCATGACATGATATGCTTGAGTCCCAAATCGTTTGCAAAGATGAAAAGACTCAGATTTTTTATAAGCCGTGGTGCACACTTTTCTGGAAGATCACTTGATTATCTTTCTAATGAATTAAGAGTGCTTGATTGGTCAAACTGTCCTTTACAATCTTTGCCATCTAATTTCCGTGGAGAGAAGCTCATTGATTTTCAACTGTATGGAGGCCGCATCAAGGACATTAGCGGCCAATTTAAG AACTTGACGATAATGAAATTTTCTGAGTGCAAGTTCTTAACCAAAATCTCAAAtctttcaagttgctcaaatttacagGAATTGGATATTTTGGGTTGTGAACATTTAGTCGAAGTTCATGATTCTGTTGGATTCCTGGATAAGCTTGTTCGTTTGCGTCTTTATCACTGCTCCAACCTGAAGATTTTTCCAAGGCATCTCAAGTTGAGATCTCTACAAGTCCTTACACTTCATAGTTGCTCTAAACTTCAAAACTTTCCAGAAATCGAGTGTAAAAtggaatatttatgtttaatctCATTATTGGGCAGTGCAATAAAAGAATTGCCTTCATCCATTGGGTACCTCACTCCTGCGCTTAAAGAGTTATTTATGCCTGGACAATGCACAAAACTTATGCATCTCCCTAGTAGCATTCATCAGTTGCAAAATCTGACGGTGGTTTTTCAAACTGATTATGTTGGATGCTTAACTGGGATTGAATGTTTATCTATAGAAGGCGGCATGGACCTCATGCGTTTTCCAATTAGTGTTCCTCACTGGCAACATCCAAAGAGTTTTTCTCTCGATAAGTATACAAATCTTGCAAAAGAAGAAATAAGTTTAACCATGAGATACCGGACTGAGCCTAAACATTTCCACGTAACAACATCCGGAATGATTAAGAGGTCTGAACCAGAATCAAGTGCTGAATTACTCCCGATGCCGGTTTATAATTGGTACCTTCACGACTTTTCATTTTATTGCACATCCACTTTGCAAGAGTTAGATCTATCTTGTTGTGATATTGTCAGCCTTCCTCTGGGCATCGAAATCTATTTAGaattgaggattctcaaattgcAGCATTGCGAGAAACTTCAAGAAATTCTACTTCTTCCACCAAATATACAAGAGCTATATGCTAGTGAGTGTTTCTCCTTGGAAAGATTCCCAGAAGTATCAACAAAATTTCAATTCCATACATCATGTGGCTTGCGAGACCTAAGATGGATTGATTTGTCCGGTTGCCATAAATTGCTTGCAAATATAGGGAGTTAG
- the LOC122295451 gene encoding disease resistance protein RPV1-like isoform X8, translated as MICLSPKSFAKMKRLRFFISRGAHFSGRSLDYLSNELRVLDWSNCPLQSLPSNFRGEKLIDFQLYGGRIKDISGQFKNLTIMKFSECKFLTKISNLSSCSNLQELDILGCEHLVEVHDSVGFLDKLVRLRLYHCSNLKIFPRHLKLRSLQVLTLHSCSKLQNFPEIECKMEYLCLISLLGSAIKELPSSIGYLTPALKELFMPGQCTKLMHLPSSIHQLQNLTVVFQTDYVGCLTGIECLSIEGGMDLMRFPISVPHWQHPKSFSLDKYTNLAKEEISLTMRYRTEPKHFHVTTSGMIKRSEPESSAELLPMPVYNWYLHDFSFYCTSTLQELDLSCCDIVSLPLGIEIYLELRILKLQHCEKLQEILLLPPNIQELYASECFSLERFPEVSTKFQFHTSCGLRDLRWIDLSGCHKLLANIGS; from the exons ATGATATGCTTGAGTCCCAAATCGTTTGCAAAGATGAAAAGACTCAGATTTTTTATAAGCCGTGGTGCACACTTTTCTGGAAGATCACTTGATTATCTTTCTAATGAATTAAGAGTGCTTGATTGGTCAAACTGTCCTTTACAATCTTTGCCATCTAATTTCCGTGGAGAGAAGCTCATTGATTTTCAACTGTATGGAGGCCGCATCAAGGACATTAGCGGCCAATTTAAG AACTTGACGATAATGAAATTTTCTGAGTGCAAGTTCTTAACCAAAATCTCAAAtctttcaagttgctcaaatttacagGAATTGGATATTTTGGGTTGTGAACATTTAGTCGAAGTTCATGATTCTGTTGGATTCCTGGATAAGCTTGTTCGTTTGCGTCTTTATCACTGCTCCAACCTGAAGATTTTTCCAAGGCATCTCAAGTTGAGATCTCTACAAGTCCTTACACTTCATAGTTGCTCTAAACTTCAAAACTTTCCAGAAATCGAGTGTAAAAtggaatatttatgtttaatctCATTATTGGGCAGTGCAATAAAAGAATTGCCTTCATCCATTGGGTACCTCACTCCTGCGCTTAAAGAGTTATTTATGCCTGGACAATGCACAAAACTTATGCATCTCCCTAGTAGCATTCATCAGTTGCAAAATCTGACGGTGGTTTTTCAAACTGATTATGTTGGATGCTTAACTGGGATTGAATGTTTATCTATAGAAGGCGGCATGGACCTCATGCGTTTTCCAATTAGTGTTCCTCACTGGCAACATCCAAAGAGTTTTTCTCTCGATAAGTATACAAATCTTGCAAAAGAAGAAATAAGTTTAACCATGAGATACCGGACTGAGCCTAAACATTTCCACGTAACAACATCCGGAATGATTAAGAGGTCTGAACCAGAATCAAGTGCTGAATTACTCCCGATGCCGGTTTATAATTGGTACCTTCACGACTTTTCATTTTATTGCACATCCACTTTGCAAGAGTTAGATCTATCTTGTTGTGATATTGTCAGCCTTCCTCTGGGCATCGAAATCTATTTAGaattgaggattctcaaattgcAGCATTGCGAGAAACTTCAAGAAATTCTACTTCTTCCACCAAATATACAAGAGCTATATGCTAGTGAGTGTTTCTCCTTGGAAAGATTCCCAGAAGTATCAACAAAATTTCAATTCCATACATCATGTGGCTTGCGAGACCTAAGATGGATTGATTTGTCCGGTTGCCATAAATTGCTTGCAAATATAGGGAGTTAG